One stretch of Bremerella cremea DNA includes these proteins:
- a CDS encoding transglutaminase-like domain-containing protein: MLIRVGYEIAFELPQPAPMLLMLYLHPTRELTTRQPDQLRTTPNLPISEYYDMYGNRCGRVVAPQGRIEFRNTALVEDCGLPDLLVSQATQAEVQDLPHETLVYLLASRYCEVDSQLKDVAWQLFGQTAPGWARVQAICDFVHNHIQFDYLQASANRTALDVYQEKVGVCRDYTHLAITFCRNCNIPARYCTGYLGDIEVPPTTAPMDFSAWFEVYLGGQWYTFDARNNTPRVGRVLMARGRDAADVALTTTFGVSELKKFVVSTDKVD, from the coding sequence TGCATCCAACACGCGAATTAACAACACGACAGCCCGATCAACTCCGGACAACACCCAATCTTCCGATTTCCGAGTACTACGACATGTACGGAAACCGGTGCGGCCGAGTGGTGGCGCCGCAAGGAAGAATTGAATTCCGCAATACGGCCCTGGTAGAAGACTGCGGTTTACCTGATCTCTTGGTTTCCCAAGCAACTCAGGCGGAAGTCCAAGATCTACCCCATGAAACGCTGGTCTACCTCTTGGCTAGTCGTTATTGCGAGGTTGATAGCCAATTGAAAGATGTCGCGTGGCAGCTCTTTGGGCAGACGGCTCCGGGCTGGGCCAGAGTTCAGGCCATTTGTGATTTCGTGCATAATCACATCCAATTCGATTATCTTCAGGCCAGCGCCAATCGTACAGCGCTCGATGTCTACCAAGAGAAAGTCGGTGTCTGTCGCGACTATACCCACTTGGCCATCACGTTCTGTCGCAATTGCAACATTCCGGCAAGATATTGCACCGGTTATCTGGGCGATATTGAAGTGCCACCAACCACAGCCCCGATGGACTTCAGTGCCTGGTTCGAGGTCTATCTTGGCGGGCAATGGTATACGTTTGATGCTCGCAATAACACGCCACGCGTTGGGCGAGTCCTTATGGCGCGTGGACGTGACGCAGCTGACGTGGCGTTAACCACCACCTTTGGTGTAAGCGAACTCAAGAAATTCGTCGTCTCGACAGACAAAGTCGATTAG
- a CDS encoding FeoA family protein: MLPDIPLSMVRPGTKVRISQIIGGCDDVKRMAELGLRDGTEIEMLQSGSPCILRVGQSKLCFRPSDILNILVNTDKVGC; the protein is encoded by the coding sequence ATGCTCCCCGATATTCCTCTCAGCATGGTCCGCCCCGGCACAAAGGTTCGAATTTCGCAGATCATTGGCGGTTGCGATGATGTAAAGCGAATGGCCGAACTCGGTTTGCGCGATGGCACCGAGATCGAGATGCTGCAAAGTGGGAGTCCCTGCATTCTTCGGGTGGGGCAGTCGAAGCTTTGTTTTCGGCCGTCGGACATCCTCAATATTCTGGTCAACACGGATAAGGTGGGATGTTGA
- a CDS encoding FeoA family protein translates to MLKLSELVVGEQGVIASIDCSSVAATRLMEMGMTPGCQVKLVGTAPFGDPLEIEIRGYRLSLRRSEADLVKLES, encoded by the coding sequence ATGTTGAAGTTGTCAGAGTTGGTAGTCGGCGAGCAAGGCGTGATTGCCTCGATCGATTGTTCGAGTGTTGCCGCTACCCGGTTGATGGAAATGGGCATGACCCCTGGATGCCAGGTGAAACTGGTCGGCACAGCTCCTTTTGGTGACCCCCTAGAGATCGAGATTCGCGGTTATCGTCTCAGTTTGCGCCGTAGCGAAGCCGATCTGGTCAAGCTGGAAAGTTAA
- the feoB gene encoding ferrous iron transport protein B produces MSVDAPARTLNVALVGNPNTGKSTLFHALSGVRQKTGNYPGVTVEKKHGSFTYQGQKVTLIDLPGTYSLAPRSPDEMVTVDVLLGRQANEAKPNAVLVIVDASNLERNLYIVSQVKELGLPMIVALNMVDIAQEKGISIDGAKLQERLEIPVVPTQANRRGGMDRLRETIVSLSGQESIEPQSPFPEEFREKVAQLNAKLQAQTPDAPRYLAERLLLDTSGYLETELLHGGHELHNWIVETRNQLAEIGQPVPAIEAISRYQWVQQSLDGIVTRETSRKVSWSDRFDQILTDKIAGTIFFILVMSLMFMAVFSNYSAGIFMGLIEDGFELLANGVNAVLPDGALKSLLTDGVIAGVGGVLVFLPQICILFFFIAILEDCGYLARAAYLMDKLFSKVGLSGKSFIPLLSSFACAIPGIMAARVIENRRDRLITILVAPLMSCSARMPVYVLLTGAFIPDEALLGFFPLQVLVMLSMYLLGILAAVGVAFILRKTILPGETPPFVMELPTYKLPSITGVFWVVVEKGWAFVKRAGTLIFAMTVIIWALSYFPRNESGVEAPFADEIAQLKQQRTGADEQQAEQIDNRLAEIQNEIDGELLRNSFLGMAGHWIEPVVKPLGWDWKIGSAAIASFPAREVIISTMGVLYNLGGEEDEESESLKDTIKNAKWHQSEENVFNIPVALSIMVFFALCAQCAATLAVIKRETNSWRWPIFTFSYMTVLAYLGALVTYQVSAFFLLS; encoded by the coding sequence ATGTCCGTCGACGCCCCTGCCCGCACTTTAAATGTTGCCCTGGTCGGAAATCCGAACACCGGCAAATCGACTCTCTTCCATGCGTTGTCTGGGGTGCGTCAAAAAACCGGCAACTATCCTGGCGTGACTGTCGAGAAGAAGCACGGTAGTTTCACTTACCAGGGACAAAAGGTCACCTTAATCGACCTGCCTGGTACCTACAGTTTGGCTCCGCGTTCGCCAGATGAGATGGTAACCGTCGACGTGCTACTGGGCCGACAAGCGAACGAAGCCAAGCCTAACGCTGTGCTGGTGATTGTCGATGCGAGCAACCTGGAACGCAACCTTTACATTGTCAGTCAGGTGAAAGAGCTTGGCTTGCCGATGATTGTTGCGCTTAACATGGTCGACATCGCTCAAGAGAAGGGCATCTCTATCGACGGGGCGAAGTTACAAGAGCGTCTCGAGATTCCGGTCGTGCCAACCCAAGCGAATCGCCGCGGAGGGATGGACCGTTTACGCGAAACGATCGTCTCACTTTCTGGGCAGGAATCGATTGAACCGCAGAGCCCGTTTCCGGAAGAGTTTCGGGAGAAGGTCGCCCAACTGAACGCCAAGCTACAAGCACAAACGCCAGACGCTCCCCGTTACCTGGCCGAGCGTTTGCTGCTCGATACCAGCGGCTACCTCGAAACAGAACTACTGCACGGTGGCCATGAATTGCACAATTGGATTGTGGAAACCCGCAATCAATTGGCCGAGATCGGGCAACCCGTTCCCGCGATTGAAGCGATCTCGCGATACCAGTGGGTGCAACAATCGCTCGATGGCATTGTCACACGCGAAACATCGCGCAAGGTAAGCTGGTCCGACCGTTTCGATCAAATTCTAACCGATAAAATTGCTGGGACGATCTTTTTCATCTTGGTGATGTCGTTGATGTTCATGGCCGTGTTCAGTAATTACTCGGCTGGCATCTTCATGGGCTTGATTGAAGATGGTTTCGAGCTTCTCGCCAACGGAGTCAACGCCGTTCTGCCGGATGGTGCCCTTAAATCGCTGCTGACCGACGGCGTAATCGCAGGGGTCGGAGGCGTGCTCGTCTTTTTGCCACAGATCTGCATCTTGTTCTTCTTTATCGCCATCTTGGAAGACTGCGGCTACTTGGCTCGTGCGGCCTATCTGATGGACAAGCTGTTCAGCAAAGTGGGCTTAAGCGGCAAGTCGTTCATTCCACTTTTGTCGTCGTTTGCCTGTGCAATTCCCGGGATCATGGCGGCTCGCGTCATCGAAAACCGCCGCGATCGCTTGATTACCATCCTGGTTGCACCACTGATGAGTTGCAGCGCGCGGATGCCCGTTTATGTGCTATTAACCGGGGCATTTATTCCAGATGAAGCGTTACTGGGCTTTTTCCCATTGCAAGTGCTGGTGATGCTTAGCATGTATCTGCTGGGTATTTTGGCGGCGGTGGGCGTCGCGTTTATCTTGCGCAAGACGATTCTACCTGGCGAGACACCTCCGTTTGTCATGGAACTGCCCACCTACAAACTTCCTTCAATCACGGGCGTGTTTTGGGTTGTTGTCGAAAAGGGATGGGCGTTTGTGAAACGGGCCGGGACGCTAATCTTTGCCATGACCGTGATCATCTGGGCCCTTTCTTACTTTCCACGTAACGAAAGCGGCGTCGAAGCTCCGTTTGCGGATGAAATCGCTCAACTGAAACAGCAGCGTACTGGAGCTGACGAGCAGCAAGCCGAACAGATCGATAACCGCTTGGCCGAGATTCAAAACGAGATCGACGGCGAACTGCTTCGCAACAGCTTCCTCGGCATGGCCGGGCATTGGATCGAGCCGGTTGTTAAGCCACTTGGTTGGGACTGGAAAATCGGCAGCGCAGCGATTGCTTCGTTCCCAGCCCGCGAGGTAATCATCAGCACGATGGGTGTCCTCTATAACCTGGGTGGGGAGGAAGATGAAGAGTCCGAGTCGCTGAAAGATACCATCAAAAACGCCAAGTGGCACCAATCGGAAGAAAACGTTTTCAACATTCCCGTCGCGTTATCGATCATGGTTTTCTTCGCCTTGTGTGCCCAGTGTGCGGCTACCTTGGCGGTAATCAAGCGAGAAACCAACAGTTGGCGGTGGCCCATTTTTACGTTCTCGTACATGACCGTGTTGGCCTATCTCGGGGCATTGGTTACCTATCAGGTGTCGGCGTTCTTCCTGCTAAGCTAA
- a CDS encoding FeoB-associated Cys-rich membrane protein, with protein MWQNLLVLGLVAAAVGYVIWNIYRGITKAAGGSCGGGCGSCGSKTAGGENLIQLTTTPSPDETPATAKDRSEVSSQG; from the coding sequence ATGTGGCAAAACCTGCTCGTGCTAGGACTCGTTGCAGCGGCAGTTGGTTACGTGATTTGGAACATCTATCGCGGCATCACCAAGGCAGCCGGAGGCTCGTGTGGTGGCGGCTGCGGTTCGTGCGGCTCGAAGACCGCCGGTGGAGAAAACCTTATTCAATTAACCACCACCCCTTCGCCAGACGAAACACCCGCTACCGCGAAAGATCGGTCTGAGGTAAGCTCGCAAGGATGA
- a CDS encoding aminotransferase class IV yields the protein MAQPIAYWEGKWKPHSELTIPLNDTGFVLGTTIAEQLRTFNGKIFRLEQHLDRLWQSLSIVDVQSPESRESLTDVVHQIIEHNHPLLPSGADLGVTIFVTPGPMEQAYKPHKTGRLAVHTQMVAFNTFAHLYEDGQALYVPETRQVPVDCWPRELKVRSRVHYYLADLEAKKQDPASRAVLLDQAGYVMEATTANIAKYHPDTGLELPPAELVLPGISIATLCELADQLAIPVTHRQLTPEDFRTADEILLTSTSPCIVPCNQWNGKPVSVGKPGPIYKRLIAAWEDMVGLDIRKQAIRFANHS from the coding sequence ATGGCCCAGCCGATTGCCTATTGGGAAGGAAAATGGAAGCCTCATAGCGAACTGACGATCCCTCTTAACGACACGGGCTTCGTTCTAGGGACCACCATCGCCGAGCAGCTCCGCACCTTCAACGGCAAAATCTTTCGTCTAGAGCAACACCTCGACAGGTTATGGCAAAGCTTGTCGATCGTTGATGTTCAATCCCCCGAATCGCGTGAATCGTTGACCGATGTGGTTCATCAGATAATTGAACACAACCACCCCCTGCTTCCCTCTGGAGCAGACTTAGGCGTGACGATTTTCGTCACACCTGGCCCGATGGAACAAGCCTACAAGCCACACAAAACAGGGCGTCTGGCCGTTCATACGCAAATGGTCGCCTTCAACACATTCGCTCACTTGTACGAAGACGGACAAGCGCTTTACGTTCCTGAGACACGCCAAGTTCCCGTAGATTGCTGGCCACGCGAACTCAAAGTGCGATCACGTGTTCACTATTATCTGGCCGACCTGGAAGCCAAAAAGCAAGACCCGGCCTCGCGGGCCGTACTGCTTGATCAAGCCGGATACGTCATGGAAGCGACCACGGCTAACATTGCGAAATACCATCCAGATACCGGCCTGGAACTCCCTCCAGCGGAATTGGTGCTGCCAGGCATTAGCATCGCCACCCTGTGCGAATTGGCAGACCAATTGGCAATACCGGTTACGCACCGGCAACTTACGCCAGAAGACTTCCGGACGGCAGATGAAATATTGTTGACGAGCACTTCTCCGTGTATTGTGCCGTGCAATCAATGGAACGGAAAACCCGTCAGCGTCGGCAAGCCAGGGCCGATTTACAAGCGGTTGATTGCGGCCTGGGAAGATATGGTCGGGCTCGATATTCGCAAGCAAGCTATCCGCTTCGCGAATCACTCCTAG
- a CDS encoding HEAT repeat domain-containing protein, whose product MTRIHRYLSFCTAAIASLAILGGSCAIAQAEVFHLASGGTLEGTLLNPDQSPRVTYEVQTEKGKLVLGRSSVRDVVAFSAQLKQYETFLPRMPDTVEGQFQMARWCEQNNLPEKRDYHLNEILKREPDNVEARKALGYEKFQGKWIIRDEWNRQQGYVRYGGGWRYPQDIKMSEQESAIEEKQIEWRKQVRIWRTWLKRGGDRAQEAAAEFRKINDPYAGVAIIDLLKDEKNSAVKQLLVEALTNIKTPESTTTLTEIAANDPDESIRDQATIGLENRDNRQAVNYLISKLTSSDNETVNRAAIVLGRLKSPASVRPLIDALVTTHKETIQSGGQPGRTTAGFGTGGGGMSFGTPKAQVIERDIQNPGVRRALLEVMDEGVDFQYNEDAWKVWYANKKIPLNVDLRRDD is encoded by the coding sequence GTGACGCGTATTCACCGCTATCTTTCGTTTTGTACAGCAGCGATCGCATCGTTGGCGATCTTAGGGGGAAGTTGTGCAATCGCCCAGGCAGAAGTCTTTCATTTGGCCAGTGGCGGAACGCTAGAGGGAACGCTGCTTAATCCCGACCAATCGCCGCGAGTCACGTATGAAGTGCAGACCGAAAAAGGCAAGCTTGTCTTAGGGCGGTCGAGCGTACGAGACGTGGTAGCCTTCTCGGCTCAGTTGAAGCAGTACGAGACATTCTTGCCACGCATGCCCGACACCGTGGAAGGCCAGTTTCAAATGGCTCGTTGGTGCGAGCAAAATAATCTGCCGGAAAAGCGAGACTATCACCTCAACGAGATTCTTAAGCGCGAGCCTGACAACGTCGAGGCCCGCAAGGCTTTGGGGTACGAGAAGTTTCAAGGGAAGTGGATCATCCGCGACGAATGGAATCGCCAGCAAGGTTATGTTCGGTACGGCGGCGGCTGGCGATATCCGCAAGATATTAAAATGAGCGAACAGGAATCCGCCATCGAAGAAAAGCAAATCGAGTGGCGAAAACAAGTTCGCATCTGGCGAACCTGGCTGAAGCGAGGTGGCGATAGGGCCCAAGAAGCCGCAGCCGAGTTTCGCAAGATCAACGATCCGTATGCAGGGGTGGCGATTATCGACTTGTTGAAGGACGAGAAGAATTCTGCCGTCAAGCAATTACTGGTCGAAGCACTCACGAATATCAAAACACCAGAATCAACGACAACGCTTACGGAAATTGCGGCCAACGATCCGGACGAATCGATTCGTGATCAAGCCACGATTGGGCTGGAAAACCGGGACAATCGCCAGGCGGTCAATTACCTGATCTCAAAGCTGACCAGTTCTGACAACGAAACGGTCAACCGGGCCGCGATTGTCTTAGGCCGGTTAAAGAGTCCGGCTTCGGTACGTCCTTTGATTGACGCCTTGGTGACAACCCACAAAGAAACGATACAGTCTGGTGGTCAACCGGGACGCACGACGGCTGGTTTTGGCACCGGCGGTGGTGGGATGTCGTTTGGAACGCCCAAAGCTCAAGTCATCGAGCGAGATATCCAAAACCCAGGTGTTCGCCGCGCGTTGTTGGAAGTGATGGATGAAGGGGTCGACTTCCAGTACAACGAAGATGCCTGGAAAGTCTGGTACGCTAACAAGAAAATCCCGTTGAATGTCGATCTTCGCCGGGACGACTAA
- a CDS encoding acyl-CoA thioesterase — MLTNVYHHKIEVVSDNIDVQGHVNNLVYLKWMQDAAVAHSLEKGWGQEQYDQLRCGWVVRSHQIEYRWPAFEKDSLEIVTWVESFRRASCVRKYEVHRLSDQKVLAIAETNWAFLNLDKRIPAKVPQEIILAFQADGATI, encoded by the coding sequence ATGCTGACGAACGTCTACCATCACAAAATTGAGGTCGTTTCCGACAACATTGACGTGCAAGGGCATGTCAATAATCTGGTCTATTTAAAGTGGATGCAAGACGCTGCCGTTGCGCATTCGTTAGAAAAAGGATGGGGCCAAGAGCAGTACGATCAGCTACGTTGCGGGTGGGTGGTTCGCTCTCACCAGATCGAATACCGTTGGCCTGCGTTTGAGAAAGATTCGCTTGAGATCGTAACCTGGGTCGAGTCTTTCCGGCGGGCCTCGTGTGTGCGTAAGTACGAAGTCCACCGCTTGAGCGATCAGAAGGTATTGGCGATCGCCGAAACCAATTGGGCCTTTCTGAACCTAGATAAACGTATTCCAGCCAAAGTGCCGCAAGAGATTATTCTCGCATTTCAGGCCGACGGGGCCACTATTTAA
- a CDS encoding HAD-IA family hydrolase, giving the protein MRYDMQFEGLIFDLDGTLADTMPAHYLAWREITQKHGLKFSEERFYSLGGVPTSRIFSILADEQGVSLDPGACAIEKEETFISYLSEVEPIQPVLDVVRENYDNVPMAVATGAMHWVMERILNQLDIHHYFTAFVSSEDTVRHKPFPDVFLEAARRLGVPAEKCCVYEDAQLGIEAGQAAGMHVVDVRDFHTPRRITAGA; this is encoded by the coding sequence GTGAGATACGACATGCAATTTGAGGGGCTTATTTTCGATCTTGATGGCACCTTGGCCGATACGATGCCCGCCCATTACTTAGCGTGGCGTGAGATCACTCAGAAGCACGGGCTAAAATTCTCGGAAGAGCGGTTTTACTCACTCGGAGGGGTGCCGACTTCGCGAATATTCTCGATATTGGCCGACGAGCAAGGTGTTTCGCTGGACCCAGGAGCCTGTGCGATCGAAAAGGAAGAGACTTTCATTTCGTATCTTTCAGAGGTCGAACCGATTCAGCCGGTTCTCGACGTAGTGCGAGAGAATTACGACAACGTCCCCATGGCGGTCGCTACCGGGGCGATGCACTGGGTGATGGAAAGGATTTTGAATCAGCTGGACATCCACCACTATTTTACGGCCTTCGTTTCTTCCGAAGACACCGTACGGCATAAGCCGTTCCCAGATGTTTTTCTAGAGGCGGCGCGGCGGTTGGGCGTCCCGGCTGAGAAATGTTGTGTGTATGAAGATGCACAATTAGGAATCGAAGCAGGCCAAGCTGCCGGTATGCATGTGGTTGATGTCCGCGACTTTCATACCCCGCGTCGGATTACGGCAGGGGCTTAG
- a CDS encoding PQQ-like beta-propeller repeat protein, with product MRLLIFLSCCFVFLLGNTLQAESNWPEFRGADGAGTDMAAQVPTDLADPSNIAWQTKPHGRGWSSPVIWGNQLWITTATEDGKQQFALCYDRNTGEKIHDILVFENAEPDFCHPTNTYASCTPAIEEGRIYVHFGKYGTACLDTKTGDKLWERREFPCDHFRGPASSPIIDDENVYVAFDGFDLQYVVALNKQTGETTWQKDRNIDYGTDNGDRYKAYSTGLIFTHEGRRQLVIPSATATIAYDPPTGKELWRVRHGGMNAAIRPVYRHGLVYILAGEGQTKLVAVDPSGSGDVTQTHIVWNSGKAIPQRPGPVFVNDWLFMIDDSGVATCLNAKTGKVIWNKRIGGNYRASLVCAGGFIYAFTDNGHATVFKAADKYEEVSQADFPSGFQASGAVVDDSLYLRSVAGLYCFRNRK from the coding sequence ATGCGTCTTCTGATTTTCCTTTCTTGCTGCTTTGTCTTTCTTTTAGGGAACACTTTGCAGGCCGAAAGCAATTGGCCTGAGTTTCGTGGAGCAGACGGAGCCGGCACCGATATGGCCGCTCAGGTTCCCACCGACTTGGCAGATCCCAGCAATATCGCCTGGCAAACTAAGCCACATGGACGAGGTTGGTCATCGCCGGTGATTTGGGGCAACCAGTTGTGGATTACCACCGCAACGGAAGATGGTAAGCAGCAATTTGCCCTCTGCTACGATCGCAATACCGGCGAGAAGATCCACGATATCTTAGTCTTTGAAAATGCCGAGCCCGACTTTTGCCATCCTACCAATACGTATGCGTCGTGTACGCCGGCCATTGAAGAGGGACGCATCTACGTCCATTTTGGCAAGTATGGCACAGCCTGCCTCGACACGAAAACTGGTGACAAGCTATGGGAGCGGCGGGAGTTCCCATGCGATCATTTCCGGGGGCCAGCTTCTTCCCCGATCATCGACGACGAGAACGTGTATGTCGCATTCGATGGCTTTGACTTGCAATACGTCGTGGCGTTGAACAAGCAGACCGGCGAAACGACCTGGCAGAAAGATCGCAATATCGATTACGGCACCGACAATGGCGATCGCTACAAAGCCTATTCGACGGGCTTGATCTTCACCCATGAAGGACGTCGCCAGTTAGTGATTCCCAGTGCCACGGCGACAATCGCCTACGATCCACCCACCGGCAAAGAACTATGGCGAGTACGTCACGGCGGCATGAACGCCGCGATCCGCCCGGTATATCGCCATGGCTTGGTTTACATTTTGGCTGGCGAAGGACAAACCAAACTTGTGGCGGTCGATCCCTCGGGAAGTGGCGATGTCACCCAAACGCATATTGTTTGGAACAGCGGCAAAGCGATTCCCCAACGCCCCGGCCCCGTGTTTGTCAACGATTGGCTGTTCATGATCGACGACTCTGGCGTGGCAACTTGCTTGAACGCCAAAACGGGCAAGGTGATCTGGAATAAACGAATCGGTGGCAACTATCGCGCGTCTTTGGTTTGCGCTGGTGGATTCATTTACGCGTTTACCGATAACGGTCACGCTACCGTCTTCAAAGCCGCCGACAAATACGAAGAGGTCAGCCAAGCGGACTTTCCCTCAGGCTTTCAAGCCTCTGGCGCTGTTGTCGATGACTCACTTTACCTTCGTAGCGTCGCAGGACTTTATTGCTTCCGCAATCGAAAATAA
- a CDS encoding 3-keto-disaccharide hydrolase, giving the protein MHKKYLLAGLLLLGFTTLAQADEPWVELFNGKDLSGWTQKNGTATYEVKDGTIVGTTKTGSPNSFLCTDKEYGDFELEFDVKVHDKLNSGVQIRSQTTDNTNDGRVNGPQVEIEAGEAEAGYIYGEATGLGWLTPEKERIPHKHFKSGEWNHYRVVAKGPRIQTWINGEPLADLTHEEIYEKYPKGFIGLQVHGIGKNEGPYDVAWKDIKIRKLAD; this is encoded by the coding sequence ATGCACAAGAAGTATTTGTTAGCCGGTTTGCTTTTGCTCGGGTTCACCACGCTGGCTCAAGCAGATGAACCCTGGGTCGAACTCTTTAACGGCAAAGATCTTTCCGGTTGGACTCAGAAAAACGGAACCGCCACCTACGAAGTGAAAGATGGAACGATTGTTGGTACGACTAAAACCGGCAGCCCGAACTCGTTCCTTTGTACGGATAAGGAATATGGCGACTTCGAACTTGAGTTTGACGTGAAGGTACACGACAAGCTGAACTCCGGCGTTCAGATTCGTTCGCAAACGACAGACAACACGAACGATGGGCGAGTCAACGGACCTCAAGTTGAAATCGAAGCAGGCGAAGCGGAAGCAGGCTATATCTATGGCGAAGCAACTGGTCTCGGCTGGTTGACGCCTGAGAAAGAGCGGATTCCTCACAAGCATTTCAAAAGTGGCGAGTGGAATCATTACCGAGTGGTAGCGAAAGGGCCACGGATTCAAACCTGGATCAATGGCGAGCCGCTCGCGGACTTGACGCACGAAGAGATTTACGAGAAGTACCCAAAGGGTTTTATCGGTCTTCAGGTTCACGGCATCGGCAAGAATGAGGGTCCTTATGACGTGGCCTGGAAGGACATCAAAATAAGGAAGCTGGCGGACTAG
- a CDS encoding PA0069 family radical SAM protein has product MEPTRKAIGRGTSDNPTNRFELLSVAQDWEHLDQTDAEEFASLKVPTEYFADVTQSLITKNDSPDISFTYSLNPYRGCAHGCSYCYARPYHEFLGLSSGLDFETKIMVKREAPRLFREFLKKRTWQCEVIAMSGVTDCYQPAERQFEVTRGCLEVALEARQPLGVITKNALILRDLDLLGEMARRKLVCANISVTSLDQKLARTMEPRTSSPAARLNVIEKLTAAGIPVNVMVAPVIPGLNDAEVPAILKAVAERGAIGAAYTLLRLPHAVKDIFISWLNEHLPEHADRVRSRVEACRGGQLYDSTWGSRMRGQGIIAEAIAKSFAVFREKHGLSRHKITLDTTSFRVPDQNGRAQLRMF; this is encoded by the coding sequence GTGGAGCCTACTCGAAAAGCAATCGGTCGGGGAACGAGCGACAACCCGACCAATCGATTTGAACTCTTGAGTGTGGCTCAAGACTGGGAGCATTTGGACCAGACCGATGCTGAAGAGTTCGCTTCTCTCAAAGTTCCGACAGAGTACTTTGCGGATGTCACGCAGTCGCTCATTACCAAAAACGACAGTCCCGATATTTCTTTCACCTACAGTTTAAATCCTTATCGTGGTTGTGCTCATGGCTGTAGTTACTGCTACGCCCGACCGTATCACGAGTTTCTGGGACTTAGTAGCGGACTCGATTTCGAGACCAAGATCATGGTCAAACGCGAGGCACCGCGACTGTTTCGTGAGTTTCTCAAGAAGCGAACTTGGCAGTGCGAAGTGATCGCCATGTCAGGCGTGACCGATTGTTATCAACCCGCCGAACGGCAATTCGAGGTCACGCGTGGTTGTTTGGAAGTGGCTCTAGAGGCCAGGCAACCTTTGGGAGTCATCACGAAGAATGCGCTCATCTTGCGCGACCTCGATTTGCTGGGCGAAATGGCTCGGCGAAAACTTGTTTGTGCCAATATCAGTGTGACGTCACTCGATCAAAAACTGGCACGCACCATGGAGCCACGTACGTCGAGCCCGGCCGCCCGTTTGAATGTCATTGAAAAGCTGACCGCAGCTGGGATTCCGGTTAATGTGATGGTGGCTCCGGTTATTCCAGGGCTGAACGATGCGGAAGTGCCTGCGATTCTCAAAGCGGTAGCCGAGCGAGGTGCAATTGGGGCGGCGTACACGCTTTTGCGGTTGCCGCATGCCGTGAAGGATATCTTTATCTCTTGGCTCAACGAGCATTTACCGGAACATGCCGACCGGGTCCGTTCACGCGTGGAAGCTTGCCGGGGCGGGCAGCTTTATGATTCAACGTGGGGAAGTCGAATGCGTGGACAAGGTATCATCGCAGAAGCGATTGCGAAATCGTTCGCCGTTTTTCGAGAAAAACATGGCCTTTCACGGCATAAGATCACGCTCGATACCACCAGTTTTCGCGTGCCGGATCAAAACGGCAGGGCTCAATTGCGGATGTTCTAA